A window of Chitinophagales bacterium contains these coding sequences:
- a CDS encoding glycosyltransferase family 4 protein — MSNILFLVPYPINEAPSQRFRFEQYFNALLANKHTFTVQSFISISTWKILYKPGYTLKKVIGILAGFLRRFAILFQLWKYDFVFIHREASPLGPPIFEWLICKLFKKKVIFDFDDAIWLPNTSGENKIVASIKWHSKTALICKWAYKCSCGNAFLANYAKQFNSNVVINPTTIDLENYHSGKKDQSTTPIKIGWTGTHTTLKYLNDIIPALQSVQSKINFSLVIISNKDPELSLQNVEFIPWKKETEINDLLRFHIGIMPLTDDDWSRGKCGFKALQYMSLGIPAIVAPVGVNTAIVDHQQNGFLCSTNQDWENALLQLLSNPNLRTAFGENAQQKIQTHFSVKANTPNFLQLFK, encoded by the coding sequence GTGAGCAATATTTTATTTCTTGTACCCTATCCAATAAACGAAGCGCCTTCGCAGCGATTCCGTTTCGAACAGTATTTTAATGCCCTACTCGCAAATAAACATACCTTTACGGTACAAAGTTTTATTTCCATTAGCACTTGGAAAATCCTATATAAACCGGGCTATACACTCAAGAAAGTAATAGGTATTTTAGCCGGATTTTTACGGAGATTTGCTATCCTTTTTCAATTATGGAAATACGATTTTGTATTTATTCACCGCGAAGCAAGTCCTTTGGGTCCTCCCATTTTTGAATGGCTTATTTGCAAGCTGTTTAAAAAGAAAGTAATCTTTGATTTTGACGATGCAATATGGCTTCCAAACACTTCGGGAGAAAACAAAATAGTGGCATCTATTAAATGGCACAGCAAAACGGCACTTATTTGCAAATGGGCTTACAAATGCAGTTGTGGCAATGCTTTCTTGGCAAATTATGCCAAGCAGTTCAACTCAAATGTGGTAATCAATCCCACAACTATTGATTTAGAAAATTATCACAGTGGTAAAAAAGATCAATCTACCACACCAATAAAAATTGGTTGGACAGGCACGCACACTACCTTAAAATACTTAAACGATATTATTCCGGCATTACAAAGTGTACAATCCAAAATCAACTTTTCTTTAGTAATTATTTCAAACAAAGATCCCGAACTAAGTTTACAGAATGTTGAATTTATTCCATGGAAAAAGGAAACCGAAATAAACGATTTACTCCGCTTTCATATTGGCATTATGCCACTTACCGATGACGATTGGAGCCGCGGCAAATGTGGATTTAAAGCCTTGCAATACATGAGCTTGGGCATTCCTGCCATAGTAGCTCCCGTGGGCGTAAATACCGCAATTGTAGATCACCAGCAAAACGGTTTTTTGTGCAGCACCAATCAAGATTGGGAAAATGCGTTGCTGCAACTTTTAAGCAACCCAAACCTCCGCACCGCATTTGGAGAAAATGCTCAGCAAAAAATTCAAACTCACTTTTCGGTAAAAGCAAACACACCAAACTTCTTACAACTCTTTAAATAG
- a CDS encoding polyphosphate kinase, whose translation MNKLKLNKIDTRAPKNFKKEPSKKLLQQLQFRMEDLQNLMYAEGKHALLVILQGMDAAGKDGAVKNVFDAVNPIGCKVYSFKKPTELEMKHDFLWRIHSKVPEKGMIHIFNRSHYEDVLIQRVHNWVDMAEVKRRFEHINAFEKLLVESGTLVLKFYLHVSPEEQLSRLNERITDPTKNWKYNQQDLKEREYWNDYMAAYEDVFLHCNAVPWHIVPADQNWYKELLIAQKVVAALEDLKMKYPRVEAGLIEQTPATKKGKKQ comes from the coding sequence ATGAACAAGCTAAAACTTAATAAAATTGATACTCGCGCTCCCAAAAATTTCAAAAAAGAGCCTTCTAAAAAATTGTTACAGCAATTACAGTTTCGCATGGAAGACCTCCAAAACTTAATGTATGCCGAAGGGAAACATGCATTATTGGTAATTCTACAAGGCATGGATGCTGCCGGAAAAGACGGAGCCGTAAAGAATGTTTTTGATGCCGTAAACCCTATTGGCTGTAAAGTGTATTCATTTAAAAAACCAACCGAGTTGGAAATGAAACACGATTTTCTTTGGCGCATACACAGCAAAGTGCCCGAAAAAGGCATGATACATATCTTTAATCGATCGCACTACGAAGATGTGCTTATTCAAAGAGTTCATAACTGGGTAGATATGGCAGAGGTAAAACGAAGGTTCGAGCACATCAACGCATTCGAAAAACTATTGGTAGAATCAGGAACTTTGGTACTTAAGTTCTACTTACATGTTTCGCCAGAAGAGCAACTGAGCCGCCTAAATGAACGCATAACCGACCCTACTAAAAACTGGAAATACAACCAACAAGATTTAAAAGAAAGAGAATACTGGAACGATTATATGGCAGCATACGAAGATGTATTTTTACATTGTAATGCTGTGCCTTGGCACATAGTACCTGCCGATCAAAATTGGTATAAAGAATTGCTAATTGCCCAAAAAGTAGTGGCAGCATTAGAAGATTTAAAAATGAAATATCCAAGAGTAGAAGCAGGTTTAATAGAACAAACGCCAGCAACCAAAAAAGGGAAAAAACAATAG
- a CDS encoding gliding motility-associated C-terminal domain-containing protein, producing the protein MIRRFIAIAVCLTIAQFLSAQLVLNEVSQGSTGSREYVEFVVAGTPSCASSCVDLRGWIIDDNNGFHATGNGTGIAAGCLRFRNIAQWACVPYGSIILIYNENDKNNSIALADDPTDANNDSVYVIPGNSTVLEGNANLPSVPNGPSYSSITFTSPGSWNYVLMGNSDDAFHSVSPADLANPHFALGWGNNTSNVNIYFSGTAGGKVFYNGNGTNNSPSLQANWVSASVAGNETPGAPNNVANANWIASLRAQSATAAPVYTNNAVCILNGESIVLAGQPRTTAGIYNDTLQAANGCDSIVSTTLRVSTPITFPISAPPACDSFVFQGMVFRNDTIVRDTLQTSLGCDSIYRVATIQIKHSKRDTVAACINPGGSYFAGGANQTVPGFYSDVYTAANGCDSVRVTNLKLVSPTTVSQTVQACGSYVFNGNTYTSNTIVSDTLQTLLGCDSIYAVLNIQITSVLRDTIQVCILSGDSYFAGGALRTTAGFYSDTFHVSSCDSIRVIALSVVAPSAQQQTVLGCGSVVVNGITYTSNTVVTDTIQSVLGCDSVWMQFTIQVNQVAATVQNVCINQGQSYFAGGANQTTSGTYTDTLPAANGCDSVVSTVLDVITIANQNNLQQGCDSVVFNGVTYLQSTTVFDTLRNSAGCITQITATAIVVRTATEDTVYVCINSGGQYFAGGAMQTTAGLYRDNYVSNASCDSVVITNLSVVSFTSFDTTIAACDSLFFNGNMYYQSTQLADTLRNAGGCVTAVSTYRINIGNEKYDSVYACINPGESYFAGGANQTASGTFIDTITSSNICNTYRITYLTLIVPLSDTLPLVTAIDAYDWNGETFTSDTLAQKVVLSKNGCDSIVRIQPIKINKVLPYNIYMPNVFSPNDDGVNDILLPLHTDNIEVLDFKIFNRWGELVYRGTEGWDGYFNGAKQKPDTYVYTLKAQEKVLKTVEFLTGSITLIR; encoded by the coding sequence ATGATTCGTAGATTTATAGCAATTGCAGTTTGCCTTACCATCGCACAGTTTTTATCGGCACAGCTTGTACTAAACGAGGTTTCGCAAGGAAGCACGGGCAGTAGAGAGTATGTAGAGTTTGTGGTGGCAGGTACACCATCGTGCGCTTCTTCGTGTGTTGATTTGCGTGGGTGGATAATAGATGATAATAATGGCTTTCATGCTACCGGAAATGGGACCGGAATTGCGGCAGGCTGCTTGCGCTTTCGCAATATAGCACAATGGGCGTGTGTTCCTTATGGTTCAATTATTTTAATATACAACGAGAATGATAAAAACAATTCTATTGCACTGGCAGATGATCCAACAGATGCCAATAACGATAGCGTGTATGTAATTCCGGGTAATTCTACGGTGTTAGAAGGAAATGCCAATTTGCCTTCGGTACCCAATGGCCCATCTTATTCTAGCATTACTTTTACCTCTCCCGGTTCCTGGAATTATGTGTTGATGGGTAATAGCGATGATGCATTTCATTCTGTTTCTCCGGCAGATTTGGCCAATCCGCATTTTGCACTTGGTTGGGGAAACAATACAAGTAATGTGAATATCTACTTTAGTGGTACTGCGGGTGGCAAGGTTTTCTATAATGGAAACGGTACAAATAACAGTCCTTCTTTACAAGCCAACTGGGTTTCGGCAAGCGTTGCCGGCAATGAAACGCCTGGAGCTCCCAATAATGTTGCCAATGCCAATTGGATAGCATCGTTGCGCGCTCAGTCTGCAACTGCTGCTCCGGTTTATACTAATAATGCAGTATGTATTTTAAATGGAGAAAGTATTGTATTGGCAGGGCAGCCAAGAACTACTGCGGGTATTTACAACGATACATTACAGGCAGCCAATGGTTGCGATAGCATTGTTTCAACAACATTAAGAGTAAGTACACCAATTACATTTCCAATTAGTGCACCACCTGCCTGCGATAGCTTTGTGTTTCAGGGTATGGTTTTTAGAAACGATACCATTGTGCGCGATACACTACAAACCTCGTTGGGCTGCGATAGTATTTACAGAGTAGCCACTATTCAGATAAAGCATTCTAAAAGAGATACCGTTGCTGCCTGTATAAATCCGGGCGGCAGCTATTTTGCGGGCGGTGCAAACCAAACTGTACCCGGTTTTTACAGCGATGTTTATACTGCTGCCAATGGTTGCGATAGTGTAAGGGTTACCAATCTTAAACTAGTGTCGCCAACTACGGTTTCGCAAACTGTGCAGGCATGTGGTAGTTATGTGTTTAATGGAAATACCTATACAAGCAATACTATAGTAAGCGATACCCTTCAAACTTTATTGGGGTGCGATAGTATTTATGCAGTATTGAATATTCAAATTACAAGTGTATTGCGCGATACAATACAAGTATGTATCCTTTCGGGCGATAGTTATTTTGCAGGAGGTGCGCTTAGAACAACAGCAGGATTTTATAGCGACACTTTTCATGTAAGTAGTTGCGATAGCATACGCGTGATAGCTCTAAGCGTAGTAGCACCAAGTGCCCAACAGCAAACTGTTTTGGGTTGTGGTAGTGTGGTGGTCAATGGTATAACTTATACAAGCAATACGGTTGTAACCGATACCATACAATCTGTTTTAGGGTGCGATAGTGTGTGGATGCAGTTTACCATTCAGGTAAACCAGGTGGCTGCTACAGTACAAAACGTGTGTATTAACCAAGGGCAAAGTTATTTTGCGGGAGGTGCGAACCAAACTACTTCGGGAACTTATACCGATACGCTGCCTGCTGCCAATGGTTGCGATAGTGTAGTTTCTACCGTTTTAGATGTAATAACAATTGCTAATCAAAATAATTTGCAGCAAGGCTGCGACTCTGTGGTTTTTAATGGTGTAACATATCTGCAAAGCACCACGGTGTTTGATACGCTTCGCAATAGCGCGGGATGTATTACACAAATAACTGCTACTGCTATTGTGGTAAGAACCGCCACTGAAGACACTGTGTATGTTTGTATCAATTCCGGTGGGCAGTATTTTGCGGGCGGAGCTATGCAAACAACAGCAGGACTGTATAGAGATAATTATGTGAGTAACGCAAGTTGCGATAGTGTTGTAATTACAAACTTATCGGTAGTTTCATTCACTAGTTTTGATACAACAATTGCTGCATGCGATTCATTGTTTTTTAATGGAAACATGTATTACCAATCTACCCAGTTGGCAGATACATTGAGGAATGCAGGCGGCTGCGTAACGGCAGTTTCAACCTATCGCATCAATATCGGTAATGAAAAGTACGATAGTGTTTATGCCTGCATAAATCCTGGCGAAAGCTACTTTGCAGGTGGAGCTAACCAAACTGCTTCAGGCACTTTTATTGATACAATTACATCTTCCAACATTTGTAATACCTACCGAATTACATACCTTACACTCATTGTTCCGCTCAGCGACACATTGCCATTGGTTACAGCCATAGATGCTTATGATTGGAATGGCGAAACTTTTACAAGCGATACACTAGCTCAAAAAGTAGTGCTGTCGAAAAATGGCTGCGATAGCATTGTGCGCATACAACCAATTAAAATAAACAAAGTATTGCCATACAATATTTATATGCCCAATGTTTTTTCGCCTAATGATGATGGTGTGAATGATATTCTGCTGCCATTGCATACAGATAATATTGAAGTTCTCGACTTTAAGATTTTTAACCGCTGGGGCGAATTGGTGTATAGAGGAACCGAAGGTTGGGATGGCTATTTTAATGGTGCCAAGCAAAAGCCCGACACTTATGTTTATACCCTGAAAGCACAAGAAAAAGTGCTGAAAACAGTAGAGTTTCTTACCGGAAGTATTACGCTGATACGCTAA
- a CDS encoding TolC family protein — MKTLFLVASVCLFTISNYAQDTLKVTLADAESRFLKTNLLVLAGQYNVDAQQALIAQAKLWENPRFSAELNAYNADANRAFDVGRNGQKIFSLEQVFYIGGKKKWEVELARQNKNVAVFELQDLLRSLKLQLRKNFYSLYYDGQTMKKFNTQLGLLKDIISAYEEQVQKGNISLKEVVRLKAIYYELNNQKTELLKSIIDAQGNLQVLLDTESFVVPMVDSGFTGRYKNAVLSVEQLVSDAFANRPDFSIEKSKMQSAETNLKWQKSLAVPDLSVGGVYDQQGSAFKNYVGLTLGMNLPFWNVNQGNIKAAKIGVNATQALLQHTEQALKAEVKAAYEKVKRVEEEYQTIDKTYSPAFEALNSGVIANFQKRNISLIEFADFLESYNNSQSELNKLYKARIAAYEDLNAAVGKEIFNP, encoded by the coding sequence ATGAAGACACTTTTTTTAGTGGCTTCGGTATGCTTGTTTACTATAAGCAATTATGCGCAGGATACGTTGAAAGTAACGCTTGCCGATGCTGAAAGCCGCTTCTTAAAAACTAATTTATTGGTACTTGCCGGGCAATATAATGTAGATGCTCAGCAAGCATTGATAGCCCAAGCTAAGCTATGGGAAAACCCCCGATTTAGTGCAGAATTGAATGCTTACAATGCCGATGCTAATCGAGCATTTGATGTTGGCAGGAACGGGCAAAAAATATTTTCGCTAGAGCAAGTTTTTTACATAGGTGGAAAGAAAAAATGGGAAGTTGAGTTGGCTCGCCAAAATAAAAATGTGGCGGTATTTGAATTGCAAGATTTACTGCGAAGCCTAAAGCTCCAACTTCGTAAAAATTTTTATTCGCTCTACTACGATGGGCAAACCATGAAGAAATTTAATACACAACTTGGTTTGCTGAAAGATATAATTTCTGCCTACGAAGAGCAAGTTCAAAAAGGTAATATATCGCTAAAAGAAGTAGTGCGTCTTAAAGCAATTTACTACGAATTAAATAATCAAAAAACAGAACTGCTCAAGAGCATAATTGATGCTCAGGGGAACCTGCAAGTGCTTTTAGATACTGAAAGCTTTGTGGTGCCAATGGTAGATTCCGGCTTTACCGGAAGGTATAAAAATGCCGTGCTTTCTGTGGAGCAATTGGTAAGCGATGCATTTGCCAATCGCCCCGATTTCAGTATTGAAAAAAGTAAAATGCAAAGTGCAGAAACCAATTTAAAATGGCAGAAGAGTCTTGCCGTTCCGGATTTATCTGTTGGAGGTGTGTACGATCAGCAAGGAAGTGCTTTTAAAAACTATGTGGGGCTAACATTAGGCATGAATTTGCCGTTTTGGAATGTAAATCAAGGCAATATAAAAGCAGCTAAAATTGGCGTGAATGCCACTCAGGCACTTTTGCAACATACAGAGCAGGCACTTAAAGCCGAAGTAAAGGCAGCGTATGAAAAGGTAAAGCGTGTAGAAGAAGAATATCAAACAATAGACAAAACCTATTCTCCTGCATTTGAAGCATTGAATAGTGGTGTAATTGCCAATTTTCAAAAGCGGAATATTTCACTCATCGAATTTGCAGACTTCTTGGAGTCATATAATAATTCGCAAAGTGAGCTAAATAAACTTTACAAAGCACGGATTGCCGCTTACGAAGATTTGAATGCAGCCGTTGGCAAAGAAATTTTTAATCCATAA
- a CDS encoding efflux RND transporter periplasmic adaptor subunit, whose translation MKSNRCKLMAQLPIAIISSIIVMISACGKTPKPATEQQFELSDTMLERTRFATAHTVKLRNELKMFGKIKADNNKLVEIVPVVGGYVTAVNVELGDYVEKGQTLAIIRSGEVAEYEREKLSAQSDVLLAEKNLQVARDLFNSKLTSEKDVIAAQKELEKAQAELKRITEVFSIYSLSNNAEYYVKAPISGFVVEKSINRDMQLRNDRSENIFDIAQIDEVWAVANVNESDIAKIKLGYEADVKTISYPDKVFVGKVDRIFNVLDPETRSMKARIKMANKDYLLKPEMNCYVTLRYEENTSMIAVPAAALVFDKSKNFVMIFKDRKHIETRQVEVFRQVGDIAYIASGLSEGEKIISQNQLLIYDALND comes from the coding sequence ATGAAAAGTAATAGATGTAAACTAATGGCACAACTGCCAATTGCAATAATTAGTAGCATAATAGTAATGATAAGCGCTTGCGGGAAAACGCCTAAACCCGCAACAGAACAGCAGTTTGAACTTTCTGATACCATGTTAGAAAGAACACGTTTTGCTACTGCACATACTGTAAAGCTGCGCAACGAACTTAAAATGTTTGGAAAAATAAAGGCCGACAACAACAAGTTGGTTGAAATAGTGCCGGTGGTTGGCGGTTATGTAACAGCGGTGAATGTGGAGTTGGGCGATTACGTAGAAAAGGGGCAAACCCTTGCCATTATTAGAAGTGGAGAAGTGGCAGAATATGAACGCGAAAAGCTTTCAGCACAAAGTGATGTGTTATTAGCAGAGAAAAATTTGCAGGTAGCAAGAGATTTGTTTAATAGCAAACTCACTTCAGAAAAGGATGTAATAGCAGCTCAAAAAGAATTAGAGAAAGCACAGGCAGAACTAAAGCGCATTACTGAAGTGTTCTCCATTTATAGCCTTTCAAATAATGCGGAGTATTATGTAAAAGCGCCCATTAGCGGTTTTGTAGTGGAGAAAAGCATTAATCGCGATATGCAGTTACGTAACGATCGCAGCGAAAACATTTTTGACATTGCTCAAATAGACGAGGTGTGGGCAGTAGCTAATGTAAACGAAAGCGATATAGCTAAAATTAAGCTGGGTTACGAAGCCGATGTAAAAACAATTAGTTATCCCGATAAAGTTTTTGTAGGTAAAGTAGATAGGATTTTTAATGTGCTTGATCCGGAAACGCGCTCCATGAAAGCGCGCATTAAAATGGCAAATAAAGACTACCTCCTTAAGCCGGAAATGAACTGTTATGTTACACTTAGGTACGAAGAGAATACAAGCATGATTGCTGTTCCTGCTGCTGCTTTGGTGTTTGATAAAAGCAAAAATTTTGTAATGATTTTTAAAGACCGAAAGCATATAGAAACACGGCAGGTAGAGGTGTTTAGGCAGGTGGGAGATATTGCCTACATAGCATCCGGCTTATCGGAAGGTGAAAAAATAATTTCTCAAAACCAACTGCTTATTTACGATGCACTCAACGATTAG